The proteins below come from a single Ptychodera flava strain L36383 chromosome 6, AS_Pfla_20210202, whole genome shotgun sequence genomic window:
- the LOC139134477 gene encoding calcium-activated chloride channel regulator 2-like encodes MVIIYADLNQGHSPVLNAEVIATIERPRPHSNVELYLLDRGLGADVTKDDGVYSAYFIDFVDATCTTACRYNIKVAANDTDGRAESRFTGAGLGAMPRNYSVIPEKKEGTPVGAFNRVASGGVIQVDDGVTYVDWSDPDDDPFPPSRISDLQVIATSVDNATVTLTWTATGDNFDIGTASVSDLRYDTQFENLAYRFDNCSQLSNDILTEGNLTDPLPSGQREVVTVRLPYSGVGITYYFSIRAVDGVGNTGQPSFIAQTTIVYAAPDETTTEIPPSTQPVVTTEAYIEIISSGLKSWEIFLIVVATCVGLAVVAAGILIYYKKVKGHAKVSDKSIINDAVSNDIEMNQTNIGKPKVYLTK; translated from the exons ATGGTAATTATCTACGCTGATCTAAATCAAGGTCACAGTCCTGTCCTTAACGCTGAAGTTATTGCAACGATAGAAAGACCACGTCCTCACAGCAACGTTGAGCTTTACCTATTAGACAGAGGACTAG GTGCTGACGTCACAAAGGATGATGGAGTCTATTCAGCTTATTTCATTGACTTTGTCGACGCTACTTGTACAACTGCTTGTCGTTACAATATTAAAGTGGCAGCGAATGATACTGATGGCAGAGCTGAGTCCAGGTTTACTGGTGCTGGCCTAGGTGCCATGCCAAGGAATTACT ctgtgATACCTGAGAAGAAGGAAGGTACCCCTGTTGGGGCTTTTAACAGAGTGGCTTCTGGTGGTGTAATACAAGTCGATGACGGTGTTACTTACGTTGATTGGAGTGACCCGGATGATGACCCATTTCCTCCATCACGAATCTCTGACCTGCAAGTGATTGCAACATCAGTGGACAATGCCACGGTTACACTGACCTGGACAGCAACAGGTGACAACTTTGACATCGGGACAG CATCTGTAAGTGACCTCCGCTATGACACGCAGTTCGAAAATCTCGCATATCGTTTTGACAACTGCTCTCAGCTCAGCAATGACATTCTGACGGAGGGAAATTTAACGGATCCTCTTCCAAGTGGTCAAAGAGAAGTTGTTACTGTAAGACTGCCATATAGTGGTGTAGGTATCACATACTATTTCTCCATTCGAGCTGTGGATGGCGTAGGGAACACCGGCCAGCCGTCGTTCATTGCGCAAACTACCATCGTCTACGCAGCTCCAGATGAAACCACCACTGAAATCCCTCCATCAACGCAACCCGTCGTGACAACAGAGGCTTACATTGAGATAATTTCGAGTGGTCTTAAATCATGGGAAATCTTTCTCATAGTCGTAGCCACCTGCGTAGGtctggctgttgttgcagcagGTATTCTGATCTACTataaaaaggtcaaaggtcacgccAAAGTCAGCGACAAGTCGATTATAAATGATGCCGTTTCTAACGACATAGAAATGAATCAAACAAATATCGGAAAGCCAAAGGTCTATTTAACTAAATAG